A DNA window from Helianthus annuus cultivar XRQ/B chromosome 15, HanXRQr2.0-SUNRISE, whole genome shotgun sequence contains the following coding sequences:
- the LOC110914602 gene encoding coiled-coil domain-containing protein 18 codes for MGDTLKSPQHSYTEASKDDVHALKSEVSRLEKQAELSALELESLRKQILKENKRSQDLSTKMSELNEENEALETECDEIKEELKYEKSLNKDLVRKMEGKNIEISHLAENIDALYARLELERKEKEELKIHIEDNELQIKRLEEKIMNQALEISKSLDKNEEFETHIIRLEKELEKQAHEFENDVQDLMKLKIEQEERVVQAEEALKKSTLTNAAEVEKLCDQINQQMEQIKQISLEIEAYKEHGEHNYDLKELNSLKKESTSWKSSISEKNVMIRTLKLELKMLRGDYSGLKEKLSEIESEKDNLQKEVSKLEKKHLNLVKEKESKVACDVTTGKHDERRSILELEKSNEGRCSEEKPLTHIFSHNDEQKLNNLLHEISSMDERNRHMESELKEMQEKYSEVSLRFAEVESERQQLVMALRNLQNSKKK; via the exons ATGGGTGATACATTAAAAAGCCCGCAACACAGCTACACCGAAGCATCAAAAGATGACGTACACGCGTTAAAAAGTGAGGTTTCCAGGTTGGAAAAACAAGCGGAATTATCTGCGCTGGAGTTAGAATCGCTTCGTAAGCAAATTCTAAAAGAGAATAAACGATCACAAGATTTGTCGACAAAAATGAGTGAACTCAACGAAGAAAATGAAGCGCTGGAAACAGAATGTGATGAGATAAAGGAAGAGTTAAAGTACGAAAAAAGTTTAAATAAAGATTTGGTTAGAAAAATGGAGGGAAAGAATATAGAAATATCTCATCTTGCCGAAAATATTGATGCGTTGTATGCTCGATTAGAACTCGAAAGGAAAGAGAAGGAGGAATTAAAGATCCATATTGAAGATAATGAACTTCAGATTAAGAGATTAGAGGAAAAGATAATGAATCAGGCATTGGAGATCTCGAAATCGTTGGATAAAAACGAAGAATTCGAGACACATATTATAAGATTAGAGAAAGAATTAGAGAAACAAGCacatgaatttgaaaatgatGTACAAGATCTAATGAAACTTAAAATAGAGCAAGAGGAAAGAGTTGTACAAGCAGAAGAGGCTTTAAAAAAGTCAACGTTGACCAATGCTGCAGAAGTAGAGAAACTTTGTGACCAAATTAATCAGCAAATGGAACAAATTAAGCAAATTTCAttagagattgaagcttataaaGAACATGGAGAACATAACTATGATTTGAAAGAATTAAATTCATTAAAGAAGGAATCGACAAGTTGGAAAAGTTCAATAAGCGAAAAAAACGTTATGATTAGAACTTTGAAGTTGGAACTGAAAATGCTAAGAGGTGATTACAGTGGATTGAAAGAAAAGTTGTCCGAAATCGAGTCGGAGAAAGATAACCTACAGAAAGAGGTTTCTAAATTAGAGAAAAAACATCTGAATCTGGTAAAG GAAAAGGAAAGTAAAGTAGCTTGTGATGTCACCACTGGGAAGCATGATGAGAGAAGATCTATATTGGAATTAGAAAAAAG CAATGAAGGAAGATGCTCCGAGGAAAAGCCGTTAACGCACATTTTTAGTCACAATGATGAGCAGAAACTCAACAACTTACTGCATGAAATATCATCAATGGATGAAAGGAACAGACACATGGAAAGTGAGCTGAAAGAAATGCAAGAAAAGTATTCAGAAGTAAGTCTTAGATTTGCTGAGGTGGAAAGTGAAAGGCAACAACTGGTAATGGCCTTGCGTAATCTGCAAAACAGTAAGAAGAAATAA
- the LOC110912938 gene encoding protein SHORTAGE IN CHIASMATA 1 isoform X2: MRTRFLTDVFNSSAASNRLQTLDFLRFPPPELPSADQFIFNSISCFDQLNFITLAPEIDTISVNESLCKFLSDVLPQAVSTEIDRQIVTEVASEVKIKEEGTFTLVEFETPELCISLDLLDFSLELQPVMDIHKSIFYVEDICVEIQEEHKSDLFKDGSSVRDQTRSDLRSFPVLEVDEISLGINSYIYEDKYTIFESNDLQQWMLKDELTCDSNELLLSMKFDISENLLNHSSSECRKFEVPCVNVSPEYIIDAIEQPLMLIPLALEQLEFFDTKTAHFSQVFSDIESISEVEHCEQMFGNGNTSLSVFNNLIVTHELVLTDDSFKSLPVPIISDHENILSVQTIVEEIFVRLKLQPSSTSDDIYLDWHLLEEDICSRNKHASLKMFEDIDTYHINADISSCDSLVLEFVLSDACSNEQTTKENTEVLNIERFGNLMEHVVSDKIYSGEICKKHVVNKAHQFVESMSQFDDLDFFLNPLEATCVKKQKSVDTIHETDVALPMVLENDPIETHDAGRKQHQTLENETRSRGDFHSTSILNEISKNLEGPLHSTHTELKNSMESTEATYEVPQLPLLTESKKVNTNTPIIVNTQNGETEMIISRRSTYQKILAMEKEGIQVVERDLNLPVDVIISAAVCLVLYDSNNIIKKTNSSDGASSLSSCVENIAANVLMSLSFALSGCVLIFEGEVGFLGGIMESSDELYAAAASLGIDLQLFYSYSSETTDAIILNCIANAAKSTRGVYPRMPESETLAESFLSKFTSLNPLSAHAILSSVGTLLEFFEMSHQQRVCALQKYLVPQASVLLFSSLCRYGEREDSRSGMTDCCSSVSSGHDSGYCCPKVDHEKKKRKYVASPETKAMPVDYVFQWDHPKSVNSHMFWNSEGDEICDGIEKSNIDFDEIYFRSDARMMPNRPTLTDASFGQSMPIPDKIRSHTNKREIIHIDDGEDIFDFSKNQRSDARMMPNHPSLTESSFGQRKKAHMPVSDMFNAQTNKGEIININDDDMTSEWFGLPSFSTAAEINSDLDSDLMNNFAPFKGKVSCYGRTPLSKAISCDQPQKGSPWTIDFLNRIKEKSRTRHQSLPNISSAPCFGYSGNNALKCRKRKSPSILDFYRYTSGSTVKSMEHKGQKGHIQAPSSSKAVQTPIDKRAKRKLTFSTTGSKGQSKLMWSDKANQTMKGRL, from the exons ATGAGAACACGCTTCCTCACCGACGTTTTCAACTCCTCCGCCGCATCTAACCGCCTACAAACCCTAGACTTCCTCCGATTTCCACCTCCTGAGCTCCCGTCCGCCGATCAATTCATCTTCAACAGCATCTCGTGCTTCGATCAACTCAATTTCATCACCCTAGCTCCTGAAATCGATACAATTTCCGTCAATGAATCGCTCTGTAAGTTCTTATCCGACGTTCTTCCTCAAGCTGTCAGTACCGAGATCGATCGGCAGATTGTTACGGAAGTAGCATCGGAG GTGAAAATCAAAGAAGAAGGTACTTTTACACTGGTTGAATTCGAAACTCCTGAGCTTTGTATATCCTTG GATCTGCTTGATTTTTCACTTGAGCTGCAGCCAGTTATGGATATACACAAGTCGATTTTCTACGTAGAAGATATTTGTGTAGAAATCCAGGAAGAGCATAAATCCGATCTGTTTAAAGATGGCAGTTCGGTCAGGGACCAAACACGATCTGATCTTAGATCATTTCCTGTTTTGGAAGTAGACGAGATTAGTCTGGGAATCAACAGCTATATATACGAGGACAAATATACGATATTTGAAAGCAACGATCTCCAACAATGGATGCTAAAAGATGAATTGACGTGTGATTCCAACGAGCTTTTGCTTTCCATGAAATTCGACATATCAGAAAATCTTTTAAACCACTCTTCTTCCGAATGTCGTAAATTTGAGGTACCATGTGTGAATGTTTCTCCTGAGTACATAATAGATGCCATAGAACAGCCATTAATGTTAATCCCACTTGCCCTTGAACAACTCGAATTCTTTGATACAAAGACTGCACATTTCTCTCAAGTGTTCTCCGACATTGAAAGTATAAGCGAAGTAGAACATTGCGAACAGATGTTTGGCAATGGCAACACATCATTAAGCGTTTTCAACAACTTAATTGTTACACATGAACTTGTTCTAACAGATGACTCTTTCAAATCACTCCCTGTTCCTATTATTTCCGATCATGAAAACATACTGTCGGTACAAACGATTGTTGAGGAAATATTCGTAAGGTTGAAGCTGCAGCCTTCCTCCACTTCAGATGACATATACTTGGACTGGCATCTATTGGAAGAAGATATTTGCAGTCGTAATAAACACGCGTCTTTGAAAATGTTTGAGGATATCGATACTTACCATATCAATGCAGACATCAGTTCTTGTGATAGTCTGGTTTTGGAGTTTGTTTTATCTGATGCATGCTCAAATGAGCAAACGACAAAAGAGAACACCGAGGTTCTGAACATCGAAAGGTTTGGAAATTTGATGGAGCATGTCGTTAGTGATAAAATTTATTCAGGTGAAATATGCAAGAAGCATGTGGTTAACAAGGCTCATCAGTTTGTTGAATCAATGTCACAGTTTGATGATCTTGACTTTTTCTTGAACCCTTTAGAGGCTACATGTGTGAAAAAGCAAAAGTCTGTTGATACAATACACGAAACGGATGTTGCCCTTCCTATGGTTTTGGAAAACGACCCGATTGAGACACATGATGCCGGAAGAAAACAACATCAGACCTTGGAGAACGAGACCCGTTCA AGAGGAGATTTTCATTCTACTTCAATACTAAACGAGATCAGCAAGAACTTAGAAGGACCATTACATTCTACACACACTGAGTTAAAGAACAGCATGGAATCTACCGAAGCAACCTATGAAGTACCACAACTGCCGTTACTTACAGAGTCAAAGAAGGTCAACACAAACACGCCTATAATCGTAAATACCCAAAATGGTGAAACCGAAATGATAATTTCCAGAAGAAGCACATACCAAAAAATTCTTGCAATGGAAAAAGAAGGCATACAGGTTGTTGAAAGGGATCTAAATCTTCCGGTTGATGTTATAATTAGTGCTGCAGTTTGTTTAGTGCTGTATGACAGCAACAACATTATAAAAAAGACGAATTCGTCAGATGGTGCTTCTTCGTTATCTTCATGTGTTGAAAATATTGCAGCAAATGTTTTAATGTCACTCAGTTTCGCTCTCAGTGGCTGTGTTCTG ATATTCGAAGGAGAAGTGGGATTCCTCGGTGGTATAATGGAATCATCAGATGAACTATATGCTGCAGCAGCAAGTTTAGGAATCGACTTGCAGCTTTTTTATTCGTATTCATCTGAAACAACCGATGCGATAATACTAAACTGTATCGCGAATGCTGCAAAGTCAACTAGAGGCGTATATCCTAGGATGCCGGAATCAGAAACGCTAGCTGAATCATTTCTATCGAAATTTACTTCACTTAATCCACTATCAGCTCATGCGATATTATCTTCGGTTGGAACGCTCCTTGAGTTTTTCGAAATGTCTCATCAGCAAAGGGTTTGTGCTCTGCAAAAGTATCTTGTTCCGCAAGCAAGTGTTTTGTTGTTTAGTTCTTTGTGTAGATATGGAGAGAGAGAAGATTCTAGATCGGGAATGACGGATTGTTGTTCTTCGGTTTCTTCTGGTCATGACTCCGGCTACTGTTGTCCTAAGGTTGATCATGAGAAAAAGAAACGAAAGTACGTCGCGAGTCCCGAGACGAAAGCCATGCCTGTCGATTACGTGTTCCAATGGGATCATCCGAAATCCGTTAATTCGCATATGTTTTGGAATTCAGAAGGTGACGAGATATGTGATGGTATTGAAAAGTCTAATATAGATTTTGATGAGATTTACTTTAGATCTGATGCTCGTATGATGCCGAATCGTCCTACTTTGACTGATGCATCGTTTGGTCAAAGCATGCCGATTCCGGACAAGATACGCAGCCACACTAATAAACGGGAAATTATTCACATTGATGATGGTGAAGACATATTTGACTTTAGTAAAAATCAAAGATCGGATGCTCGTATGATGCCGAATCATCCTAGTTTGACCGAGTCATCATTTGGTCAACGCAAGAAGGCGCATATGCCTGTTTCGGACATGTTTAATGCCCAGACTAATAAAGGGGAAATTATCAACATTAATGATGATGATATGACATCTGAGTGGTTCGGTCTTCCTAGTTTTTCTACAGCTGCTGAGATTAACTCCGATTTAGATTCAGATTTAATGAACAATTTCGCGCCTTTCAAAGGGAAGGTTTCGTGTTACGGTAGGACACCGCTATCGAAAGCGATATCCTGTGATCAACCGCAGAAAGGCTCACCGTGGACTATAGATTTCCTTAACAGAATAAAGGAAAAGAGTAGGACGCGTCACCAATCTCTACCGAACATATCGTCGGCCCCGTGTTTTGGCTACTCAGGGAATAATGCATTAAAGTGTAGAAAGAGAAAAAGCCCGTCTATACTCGACTTCTACAGGTACACGAGTGGCAGTACGGTGAAAAGTATGGAACACAAAGGGCAAAAAGGTCATATACAAGCACCAAGTTCATCAAAAGCTGTACAGACTCCAATTGATAAGAGGGCAAAAAGG AAGCTAACCTTTTCCACCACTGGAAGCAAGGGACAAAGCAAGTTGATGTGGAGCGATAAGGCTAATCAAACAATGAAAGGAAGATTGTAA
- the LOC110912938 gene encoding protein SHORTAGE IN CHIASMATA 1 isoform X1, producing the protein MRTRFLTDVFNSSAASNRLQTLDFLRFPPPELPSADQFIFNSISCFDQLNFITLAPEIDTISVNESLCKFLSDVLPQAVSTEIDRQIVTEVASEVKIKEEGTFTLVEFETPELCISLEDSSVLHEEKIQIFFEVTDSEFPTDLLDFSLELQPVMDIHKSIFYVEDICVEIQEEHKSDLFKDGSSVRDQTRSDLRSFPVLEVDEISLGINSYIYEDKYTIFESNDLQQWMLKDELTCDSNELLLSMKFDISENLLNHSSSECRKFEVPCVNVSPEYIIDAIEQPLMLIPLALEQLEFFDTKTAHFSQVFSDIESISEVEHCEQMFGNGNTSLSVFNNLIVTHELVLTDDSFKSLPVPIISDHENILSVQTIVEEIFVRLKLQPSSTSDDIYLDWHLLEEDICSRNKHASLKMFEDIDTYHINADISSCDSLVLEFVLSDACSNEQTTKENTEVLNIERFGNLMEHVVSDKIYSGEICKKHVVNKAHQFVESMSQFDDLDFFLNPLEATCVKKQKSVDTIHETDVALPMVLENDPIETHDAGRKQHQTLENETRSRGDFHSTSILNEISKNLEGPLHSTHTELKNSMESTEATYEVPQLPLLTESKKVNTNTPIIVNTQNGETEMIISRRSTYQKILAMEKEGIQVVERDLNLPVDVIISAAVCLVLYDSNNIIKKTNSSDGASSLSSCVENIAANVLMSLSFALSGCVLIFEGEVGFLGGIMESSDELYAAAASLGIDLQLFYSYSSETTDAIILNCIANAAKSTRGVYPRMPESETLAESFLSKFTSLNPLSAHAILSSVGTLLEFFEMSHQQRVCALQKYLVPQASVLLFSSLCRYGEREDSRSGMTDCCSSVSSGHDSGYCCPKVDHEKKKRKYVASPETKAMPVDYVFQWDHPKSVNSHMFWNSEGDEICDGIEKSNIDFDEIYFRSDARMMPNRPTLTDASFGQSMPIPDKIRSHTNKREIIHIDDGEDIFDFSKNQRSDARMMPNHPSLTESSFGQRKKAHMPVSDMFNAQTNKGEIININDDDMTSEWFGLPSFSTAAEINSDLDSDLMNNFAPFKGKVSCYGRTPLSKAISCDQPQKGSPWTIDFLNRIKEKSRTRHQSLPNISSAPCFGYSGNNALKCRKRKSPSILDFYRYTSGSTVKSMEHKGQKGHIQAPSSSKAVQTPIDKRAKRKLTFSTTGSKGQSKLMWSDKANQTMKGRL; encoded by the exons ATGAGAACACGCTTCCTCACCGACGTTTTCAACTCCTCCGCCGCATCTAACCGCCTACAAACCCTAGACTTCCTCCGATTTCCACCTCCTGAGCTCCCGTCCGCCGATCAATTCATCTTCAACAGCATCTCGTGCTTCGATCAACTCAATTTCATCACCCTAGCTCCTGAAATCGATACAATTTCCGTCAATGAATCGCTCTGTAAGTTCTTATCCGACGTTCTTCCTCAAGCTGTCAGTACCGAGATCGATCGGCAGATTGTTACGGAAGTAGCATCGGAG GTGAAAATCAAAGAAGAAGGTACTTTTACACTGGTTGAATTCGAAACTCCTGAGCTTTGTATATCCTTG GAAGATTCTAGCGTTTTACATGAAGAGAAGATACAAATTTTCTTTGAAGTTACAGATTCAGAATTTCCTACT GATCTGCTTGATTTTTCACTTGAGCTGCAGCCAGTTATGGATATACACAAGTCGATTTTCTACGTAGAAGATATTTGTGTAGAAATCCAGGAAGAGCATAAATCCGATCTGTTTAAAGATGGCAGTTCGGTCAGGGACCAAACACGATCTGATCTTAGATCATTTCCTGTTTTGGAAGTAGACGAGATTAGTCTGGGAATCAACAGCTATATATACGAGGACAAATATACGATATTTGAAAGCAACGATCTCCAACAATGGATGCTAAAAGATGAATTGACGTGTGATTCCAACGAGCTTTTGCTTTCCATGAAATTCGACATATCAGAAAATCTTTTAAACCACTCTTCTTCCGAATGTCGTAAATTTGAGGTACCATGTGTGAATGTTTCTCCTGAGTACATAATAGATGCCATAGAACAGCCATTAATGTTAATCCCACTTGCCCTTGAACAACTCGAATTCTTTGATACAAAGACTGCACATTTCTCTCAAGTGTTCTCCGACATTGAAAGTATAAGCGAAGTAGAACATTGCGAACAGATGTTTGGCAATGGCAACACATCATTAAGCGTTTTCAACAACTTAATTGTTACACATGAACTTGTTCTAACAGATGACTCTTTCAAATCACTCCCTGTTCCTATTATTTCCGATCATGAAAACATACTGTCGGTACAAACGATTGTTGAGGAAATATTCGTAAGGTTGAAGCTGCAGCCTTCCTCCACTTCAGATGACATATACTTGGACTGGCATCTATTGGAAGAAGATATTTGCAGTCGTAATAAACACGCGTCTTTGAAAATGTTTGAGGATATCGATACTTACCATATCAATGCAGACATCAGTTCTTGTGATAGTCTGGTTTTGGAGTTTGTTTTATCTGATGCATGCTCAAATGAGCAAACGACAAAAGAGAACACCGAGGTTCTGAACATCGAAAGGTTTGGAAATTTGATGGAGCATGTCGTTAGTGATAAAATTTATTCAGGTGAAATATGCAAGAAGCATGTGGTTAACAAGGCTCATCAGTTTGTTGAATCAATGTCACAGTTTGATGATCTTGACTTTTTCTTGAACCCTTTAGAGGCTACATGTGTGAAAAAGCAAAAGTCTGTTGATACAATACACGAAACGGATGTTGCCCTTCCTATGGTTTTGGAAAACGACCCGATTGAGACACATGATGCCGGAAGAAAACAACATCAGACCTTGGAGAACGAGACCCGTTCA AGAGGAGATTTTCATTCTACTTCAATACTAAACGAGATCAGCAAGAACTTAGAAGGACCATTACATTCTACACACACTGAGTTAAAGAACAGCATGGAATCTACCGAAGCAACCTATGAAGTACCACAACTGCCGTTACTTACAGAGTCAAAGAAGGTCAACACAAACACGCCTATAATCGTAAATACCCAAAATGGTGAAACCGAAATGATAATTTCCAGAAGAAGCACATACCAAAAAATTCTTGCAATGGAAAAAGAAGGCATACAGGTTGTTGAAAGGGATCTAAATCTTCCGGTTGATGTTATAATTAGTGCTGCAGTTTGTTTAGTGCTGTATGACAGCAACAACATTATAAAAAAGACGAATTCGTCAGATGGTGCTTCTTCGTTATCTTCATGTGTTGAAAATATTGCAGCAAATGTTTTAATGTCACTCAGTTTCGCTCTCAGTGGCTGTGTTCTG ATATTCGAAGGAGAAGTGGGATTCCTCGGTGGTATAATGGAATCATCAGATGAACTATATGCTGCAGCAGCAAGTTTAGGAATCGACTTGCAGCTTTTTTATTCGTATTCATCTGAAACAACCGATGCGATAATACTAAACTGTATCGCGAATGCTGCAAAGTCAACTAGAGGCGTATATCCTAGGATGCCGGAATCAGAAACGCTAGCTGAATCATTTCTATCGAAATTTACTTCACTTAATCCACTATCAGCTCATGCGATATTATCTTCGGTTGGAACGCTCCTTGAGTTTTTCGAAATGTCTCATCAGCAAAGGGTTTGTGCTCTGCAAAAGTATCTTGTTCCGCAAGCAAGTGTTTTGTTGTTTAGTTCTTTGTGTAGATATGGAGAGAGAGAAGATTCTAGATCGGGAATGACGGATTGTTGTTCTTCGGTTTCTTCTGGTCATGACTCCGGCTACTGTTGTCCTAAGGTTGATCATGAGAAAAAGAAACGAAAGTACGTCGCGAGTCCCGAGACGAAAGCCATGCCTGTCGATTACGTGTTCCAATGGGATCATCCGAAATCCGTTAATTCGCATATGTTTTGGAATTCAGAAGGTGACGAGATATGTGATGGTATTGAAAAGTCTAATATAGATTTTGATGAGATTTACTTTAGATCTGATGCTCGTATGATGCCGAATCGTCCTACTTTGACTGATGCATCGTTTGGTCAAAGCATGCCGATTCCGGACAAGATACGCAGCCACACTAATAAACGGGAAATTATTCACATTGATGATGGTGAAGACATATTTGACTTTAGTAAAAATCAAAGATCGGATGCTCGTATGATGCCGAATCATCCTAGTTTGACCGAGTCATCATTTGGTCAACGCAAGAAGGCGCATATGCCTGTTTCGGACATGTTTAATGCCCAGACTAATAAAGGGGAAATTATCAACATTAATGATGATGATATGACATCTGAGTGGTTCGGTCTTCCTAGTTTTTCTACAGCTGCTGAGATTAACTCCGATTTAGATTCAGATTTAATGAACAATTTCGCGCCTTTCAAAGGGAAGGTTTCGTGTTACGGTAGGACACCGCTATCGAAAGCGATATCCTGTGATCAACCGCAGAAAGGCTCACCGTGGACTATAGATTTCCTTAACAGAATAAAGGAAAAGAGTAGGACGCGTCACCAATCTCTACCGAACATATCGTCGGCCCCGTGTTTTGGCTACTCAGGGAATAATGCATTAAAGTGTAGAAAGAGAAAAAGCCCGTCTATACTCGACTTCTACAGGTACACGAGTGGCAGTACGGTGAAAAGTATGGAACACAAAGGGCAAAAAGGTCATATACAAGCACCAAGTTCATCAAAAGCTGTACAGACTCCAATTGATAAGAGGGCAAAAAGG AAGCTAACCTTTTCCACCACTGGAAGCAAGGGACAAAGCAAGTTGATGTGGAGCGATAAGGCTAATCAAACAATGAAAGGAAGATTGTAA
- the LOC110910853 gene encoding heavy metal-associated isoprenylated plant protein 39 isoform X1, with amino-acid sequence MAQKVVLKVLTMIDDKTRKKAFQAAADIHGVDAIAADLNEQKLTVIGDMDAVKVAKRLKKVGKVEIVSVGPAKEPEPEKKEEKKEEKKEEKKEEPKEEKKEEKKEEKKEEKK; translated from the exons ATGGCTCAG AAGGTGGTCCTCAAAGTTCTTACCATGATTGATGATAAAACTAGGAAAAAAGCATTTCAAGCGGCTGCTGATATACATG GTGTGGATGCAATAGCGGCTGATTTGAACGAGCAGAAACTGACGGTGATAGGGGATATGGACGCGGTGAAGGTGGCGAAAAGGCTGAAGAAAGTAGGTAAGGTGGAGATAGTATCGGTCGGACCGGCGAAAGAACCAGAACcggagaagaaagaagaaaagaaagaggagaaaaaagaagagaagaaagaagagccaaaagaagaaaagaaagaggagaaaaaggaagaaaaaaaAGAAGAGAAGAAATAA
- the LOC110910853 gene encoding heavy metal-associated isoprenylated plant protein 39 isoform X2, whose translation MAQVVLKVLTMIDDKTRKKAFQAAADIHGVDAIAADLNEQKLTVIGDMDAVKVAKRLKKVGKVEIVSVGPAKEPEPEKKEEKKEEKKEEKKEEPKEEKKEEKKEEKKEEKK comes from the exons ATGGCTCAG GTGGTCCTCAAAGTTCTTACCATGATTGATGATAAAACTAGGAAAAAAGCATTTCAAGCGGCTGCTGATATACATG GTGTGGATGCAATAGCGGCTGATTTGAACGAGCAGAAACTGACGGTGATAGGGGATATGGACGCGGTGAAGGTGGCGAAAAGGCTGAAGAAAGTAGGTAAGGTGGAGATAGTATCGGTCGGACCGGCGAAAGAACCAGAACcggagaagaaagaagaaaagaaagaggagaaaaaagaagagaagaaagaagagccaaaagaagaaaagaaagaggagaaaaaggaagaaaaaaaAGAAGAGAAGAAATAA